A stretch of Lactuca sativa cultivar Salinas chromosome 6, Lsat_Salinas_v11, whole genome shotgun sequence DNA encodes these proteins:
- the LOC111890058 gene encoding uncharacterized protein LOC111890058, with translation MAMFLMMNGHNQRYMIITQRFQHSKQTIHKFFYEVLEKMMLFEQDVIVPTSFNPNPNIPGQNRRLRRVFKGPVSALDDTLIHVVPAKKQDLYRSRGKGDCYQNVLAICDFNMIFTFVVTGWEGVAHDSRILSEAVADPQASFQFPPPDKYFLCDAAYAHTQGFMAPYGNVRYWLGDFCQRRALTNKEKFNHGHAKLRNVIERDFGVLKARFPILKRMAPFPFVTQRNIAMACFVLHNYIRKEGLSDEYFARYDEPNVPFRNNNGAIDDDEDGIPTHGTAADREYMNQLRDEIADQLMHNID, from the exons ATGGCTATGTTTTTGATGATGAATGGCCATAATCAACGTTACATGATTATCACGCAGAGGTTTCAACACTCGAAGCAAACaattcataaatttttttatgaagtGTTGGAAAAAATGATGCTTTTCGAACAAGATGTTATAGTACCAACATCTTTTAATCCGAATCCAAACATTCCAGGACAAAATAGGAGGCTACGAAGGGTTTTCAAAGGACCAGTTAGTGCACTTGATGACACTTTGATACATGTTGTCCCTGCTAAGAAACAAGACTTATATAGAAGTAGGGGAAAGGGAGATTGCTACCAAAACGTATTGGCAATTTGTGACTtcaatatgatttttacatttgttgtgaccgGGTGGGAAGGGGTAGCGCATGACTCTAGAATATTATCAGAAGCAGTGGCCGATCCACAAGCATCATTCCAGTTTCCACCACCAG ACAAATATTTTCTTTGTGATGCCGCGTATGCACACACTCAAGGATTTATGGCCCCTTATGGTAATGTGAGGTATTGGCTTGGAGATTTTTGTCAAAGACGTGCATTGAccaataaagaaaaatttaaccATGGACATGCAAAACTTCGGAATGTCATTGAgcgtgattttggtgttttgaaagcaCGCTTCCCTATATTAAAGAGGATGGCACCATTCCCGTTCGTGACACAAAGAAACATTGCCATGGCATGTTTCGTGCTTCATAATTATATAAGGAAAGAAGGATTGAGTGATGAGTATTTTGCACGATACGATGAACCCAATGTCCCGTTTCGAAATAACAATGGTGccattgatgatgatgaagacggGATTCCAACACATGGTACTGCAGCAGACCGTGAATATATGAATCAGTTACGGGATGAAATTGCTGATCAGTTGATGCACAATATAGATTGA